The window CTGCATTTGTTGATAATACATTTGCTGCGTTGGCAAAATGTTCAGGACGTGTCAGATAGAAATATAATAACTAGAGCTGACTTAATTTGCTATTCTGCCTTCTATGAATATTCTCTAACCTTGCACCCTCCTGAACAGGCCGCTGTTTAGGCTGTCTTACCACATGCACCACAATAACGCTTTGATTCCTTTCTTCTGTTCCAGTGTTGCAGCCATGCACCTCAAGCCGTACCCCAAACTGCAGAAGAAAGAGCTCCACCTGGAGTCCAGCCAAGACAGCCAGAGAGGCCTTCACCATGTGAGCCAGCAGGGGGCCCTGTCTCTGAGGACAGAGTGGGGGGTCCGTCCGGCGGTGGCCCTGGTGGGCTCGCCTAGCAGCGGGCTCGGCCCGTGCACGGCCCGCTCCCCCCTCAGCGTCATATCCACCAACACCCTGTGCTGCAGTAACAACAACAACGGCGGCTccaaccaccacaacaacagtaCCCATGGCAACAGAGGTAGTGGGCTGCAGACCTCAAGGCTGAGTGGGTCTGGGGGAGATGTATTCCACAGTAGTACAACCTGGGCCCGGAGGAAAACCTCTGAGACCTCCTTCACCACCACCTCGTCCCTGctgctcctctccacctcctcctgcaCCTCCTCTACAGGCTCGGTGGGATCTGAGAACCAGGAGGCCTCCCTCAGCATCTCCTACCAGGGGGAGGACGGCGAGGGACCACTGGACATCTGGGCAGTCATCAAGCCTGGCAACACCAAGGAGAAAATCGCGATCTTCGCCTCGCCACAGTGCCACAGCGGCCTCGTGAACGGTGGCGGTGGAGGAGAGTCGGTCAGGGAGGCGCGTGAGGGAGACTTGGTGAGCAGAAGCTCAGTGAGGACTGTGTCTGTGAAGATTAAAAGCTGCTGGGAGGACGAGGGTGGCTCTGTGGCCAAGCGCAAGAGGAGGTCAGGGCATCGGGGCCACCACCAGGACAGAGACAAACAGTCACCCAGAGCCCTGGAGACACAGAGCCCACTGAGTCCCACTGAGAACAGCCCTGTAGAGATGAGCCTCAGCGAGAGCCCCAGAGTGCCTGAATGTGGGGAGGTGGTTGTAGGGGAGGGTGGGGAGCAAGTGTGTAGGGTAGAGGGCGAGGAGGGGAGTGATACTGGGACAGGCAAGGCTCTCTCTGTGGTGGAGTTGGTGGCCTTCTTGGAGCAGAGAGCCAGCGACAAGCAGGGGGACTCTAAGCCTGTGTCTCTGCGGAGCTCCACTAGCATTACCTTATCCAGGGGGCTGTCACTGACCCTAGAGCTCCAGCAGCCCAGAGCCCCAGACCAGAGCCCCCAGGCGACAGAAGAGGAGGCAGAGTGTGTAAAGGTGTCGGACATGGTGGCCAAGCTGGAGTCGGAGTGCCTGAAGCGCCAGAGTGTTACAAGGGAAGGGTCCGGATCTGGGGGAGAGCTGTCGCGCAACAACAGCCTGCGGAGGAGGGTGGGCCGGGTGCTTCTGGCAGGAGCAGACGCCTGCTCCATCTCAGCCCAGCCACCTACGTCTCCCACCGGGCCCCACCATGGACTAGAGGAGACCACAGGGGTGCAGCACCTCCACGCTAGTCCCTCTGAGGGCCGTCCCTCTGTCAGCACCATCTACACGGACAAACTAGCTCCCAGCAGCTGCCATGAAGCTGCCCACTGGGCTTCCTGTTCCTCTGACCCAGCCTCTCCGTCTCACAGTGTGGACTCTGGGTGTGGAGCCTCCATCCACGTTGTCAGCGAGCCAGAG is drawn from Coregonus clupeaformis isolate EN_2021a chromosome 25, ASM2061545v1, whole genome shotgun sequence and contains these coding sequences:
- the fbxo34 gene encoding F-box only protein 34, producing MHLKPYPKLQKKELHLESSQDSQRGLHHVSQQGALSLRTEWGVRPAVALVGSPSSGLGPCTARSPLSVISTNTLCCSNNNNGGSNHHNNSTHGNRGSGLQTSRLSGSGGDVFHSSTTWARRKTSETSFTTTSSLLLLSTSSCTSSTGSVGSENQEASLSISYQGEDGEGPLDIWAVIKPGNTKEKIAIFASPQCHSGLVNGGGGGESVREAREGDLVSRSSVRTVSVKIKSCWEDEGGSVAKRKRRSGHRGHHQDRDKQSPRALETQSPLSPTENSPVEMSLSESPRVPECGEVVVGEGGEQVCRVEGEEGSDTGTGKALSVVELVAFLEQRASDKQGDSKPVSLRSSTSITLSRGLSLTLELQQPRAPDQSPQATEEEAECVKVSDMVAKLESECLKRQSVTREGSGSGGELSRNNSLRRRVGRVLLAGADACSISAQPPTSPTGPHHGLEETTGVQHLHASPSEGRPSVSTIYTDKLAPSSCHEAAHWASCSSDPASPSHSVDSGCGASIHVVSEPEEICEAQGQQEGSMVVDAGQDLHFQLQSEQARASSSSLQSEEPLPGMLFFSHPLPSQPALEQQHTLPHPDNTHTHTHTTLDTESSPKLTRDLVEPSKTQPCDPAITSLLLETISHSENWAKEEDEREEKAVSEGEGSAFSRCETVPFPLRRLVSHEFLEMRFKIQLLLEPQQYMAFLPHHIIVKMFCMLPTESLAALKCTCLYFKFLIESYGIRPADSRWVCDPRYKDDPCKQCKKRYGRGDVSLCRWHHKPYCQALPYGPGYWMCCHGSHKDTPGCNVGLHDNRWVPAFHSINMPIYKKPREVTEE